CGCTTCCTCGCCGTGCTCGAACACCGCGTCCTTGAACTTGGGCGGAGCCATGCGCACCGGCGCATCGCGCGAGAAGCCGTAACCTTCCTTGGGCATCATGCCGAGCGCGCGGTTGGCTTTGCCATCGTCGTTTTCGTCATGAAGCAGCGCGATGGCGTAATTTCCCGGTTTCACGCCCTTGAAAGTGATTGTGACCTTTTCGCCTGCTGGAACGACCGTGCGGTGAGAAGCGGGATCCTTGATGCATTTGGGGAAGATGTCTTCCTTGGTCGTCATGCATGCGCGCACCACGCCTTTGGTGTTGCGCAGGTCGGTGACGGTGATCGTCACCTCGCTCGCCGCGACCGGCGCTGCCATCGCGGTGAGCGCACCGCCGAAAACGAGGAGGGGTAGGCGCTTCATGTCGGAACCCTTGCGCTGGCCTGCTGGCCGGCGATACGATCCGACAGGCCGCGATCGGTCCCGCACACCCGGTCCCAGAAGCGGAAGTAAAGCCCGAAATTGCATCGATATTCCTCGTGATGTTTCTCGTGGTGGCTCGCGGTTATCACCCATCGACCC
The Erythrobacter sp. THAF29 DNA segment above includes these coding regions:
- a CDS encoding DUF2141 domain-containing protein; the encoded protein is MKRLPLLVFGGALTAMAAPVAASEVTITVTDLRNTKGVVRACMTTKEDIFPKCIKDPASHRTVVPAGEKVTITFKGVKPGNYAIALLHDENDDGKANRALGMMPKEGYGFSRDAPVRMAPPKFKDAVFEHGEEAQSLTIKMRYFL